The Thermosynechococcus sp. HN-54 DNA segment CTAACCTCAAGTGTGGCTTGGCATCCACGGGTACTATGGCTAGGCATTGGCTGTGAACGGGGAACACCGGCAGCCCTGATCCAAGAGGCGATTGATCATACTCTTGCTCAAGCCGGGTTAAGTCCGCTAGCGATCGCCGGCATTGCCAGTATTGATCGCAAAGCCGATGAGGTGGGTTTATGTCAGGTGGCTGCGGCGCACCATTGGCCAACTCGCTGGTTTTCCGCTCAAGAATTAGCCGCCGTTACCGTACCCACTCCCTCAGCAATTGTGGCCGCAGAAATGGGAACCCCCAGTGTGGCTGAAGCAGCGGCAGTATTGGCCAGTGATCGAGGGCAATTGATCGTGCCGAAGCAAATCTACCGTTGCCCTAGTGAACGCGGTGCGGTGACGATCGCCCTTGCCCAAGCACAGCGGGAATTCATTCCCCGGCAAGGCTCCCTCAGCCTCATTGGCACCGGTCCGGGGGCATTGGATCAGCTCACCCTCGCAGCACGCTCCGCCCTTTTGGCCGCTGATATGCTTGTGGGCTATGACCTTTACCTAGACCTGCTGACCCCCCTACGGCGACCGGGACAGATGGTGGCAGCTTATGCCATTACCCAAGAGCGGCAACGCGCTCAAGATGCCATTGATCTAGCCCAGTGGGGACTCAATGTCGCCGTGGTCTCTTCTGGCGACTGTGGGATCTATGGCATGGCGGGTCTAGTCCTAGAGCTATTAGCAGAAGCAGGTATCAGCGATTTACCTGTGGAGGTGTTGCCGGGGGTGAGTGCCGTCAATGCTGCGGCGGCTCGTTTGGGGGCACCCCTGATGCATGACTTTTGTACCATTAGCCTCAGCGATCGCCTGACCCCTTGGCCAGTGATTGAGAAGCGCCTACGCGCTGCGGCTGCAGCCGATTTTGTGACCGCCCTTTATAATCCGCGTTCGCGCGATCGCCAGCAGCAATTGGTGGACGCCAAAGCCATTTTCTTAGACTATCGTTCACCGCAAACACCCGTGGCGATCGTCCGTGCCGCCTATCGTGCCGAGGAGCACATTACCTTAACCACCCTTGGCGCCTTGGAACCGGAAACGGTGGATATGTTTAGCTTGGTGCTGATCGGCAATGCCAGTACTCGCCGCTTCCATGATTGGCTGATTACCCCTCGCGGCTATCTCGGAAAGGCATCCTAGAGCAAGCCGGCCTGACCAAGTAGATTAAAGCAAGCCCAGTTGACAATACTGAGGGCGATCGAGCCAAAGAAGGCACTCCAAAAACCATTGCGTAGTCTAAAGCCATCGACAAGGGCTGCCGCAAGGGCAAAAATGGCGGCATTGATAATTAGCGCCACTAGACCAAACGACAGAAAAATAAAGGGGAATGCAAAGAATTTCAGGATAGCCCCCAACGTGGCATTCAGC contains these protein-coding regions:
- the cobJ gene encoding precorrin-3B C(17)-methyltransferase translates to MPLLADYQPIGAIATTAQGLAQLQRIVETGVPLSIWVPSHLESTHPRVQTYNRPLAAHLENHWCHYRAWIFALACGAVVRLIAPLLSHKKQDPPVCVLSEDGQWILSLLGGHGAGGDRLCQVLGATIGATPILTGASHAQGYFPVDTWGKALGWQQGSGDWNAIASQQAQGKPLQVYQTCGSSLWRTGLSPDQPVEVVTTPPENNAVWITEKVLAASLTSSVAWHPRVLWLGIGCERGTPAALIQEAIDHTLAQAGLSPLAIAGIASIDRKADEVGLCQVAAAHHWPTRWFSAQELAAVTVPTPSAIVAAEMGTPSVAEAAAVLASDRGQLIVPKQIYRCPSERGAVTIALAQAQREFIPRQGSLSLIGTGPGALDQLTLAARSALLAADMLVGYDLYLDLLTPLRRPGQMVAAYAITQERQRAQDAIDLAQWGLNVAVVSSGDCGIYGMAGLVLELLAEAGISDLPVEVLPGVSAVNAAAARLGAPLMHDFCTISLSDRLTPWPVIEKRLRAAAAADFVTALYNPRSRDRQQQLVDAKAIFLDYRSPQTPVAIVRAAYRAEEHITLTTLGALEPETVDMFSLVLIGNASTRRFHDWLITPRGYLGKAS
- a CDS encoding phage holin family protein codes for the protein MWGLLITWLVTGISLFIVSRLSFLGVEIDKFTTALWSAIVFGLLNATLGAILKFFAFPFIFLSFGLVALIINAAIFALAAALVDGFRLRNGFWSAFFGSIALSIVNWACFNLLGQAGLL